From Mycolicibacterium nivoides, a single genomic window includes:
- a CDS encoding carboxymuconolactone decarboxylase family protein: MRLPPLPAEEWDDDVRRALSVMLPEERLNPEGAGTALSTLARHPALTKAFLRFSNHLLFRSTLEPQMRELAILRIAHRKKCEYEWAHHAFIGKSEGLTDEQIASSTSGDGSSPLDQLVLDSVDELDGQSEISDGTWTALSEHLDERQRMDLVFTIGGYGLMAMAYNTFGIAPESGH; encoded by the coding sequence GTGCGCCTGCCCCCGTTGCCCGCCGAGGAGTGGGACGACGACGTGCGACGAGCACTGTCGGTCATGCTTCCGGAGGAGCGGCTCAACCCCGAGGGTGCGGGAACCGCGCTGTCGACCCTGGCCCGCCACCCCGCACTGACCAAGGCGTTCCTACGCTTCAGCAATCATCTGCTGTTCCGCTCGACGCTGGAACCGCAGATGCGGGAGCTCGCCATCCTGCGGATCGCCCATCGCAAGAAATGCGAATACGAGTGGGCGCACCACGCATTCATCGGCAAGTCCGAGGGCCTCACGGATGAGCAGATCGCGAGTAGCACGAGCGGCGACGGTTCCTCCCCCCTCGACCAATTGGTGCTCGACTCCGTCGACGAACTCGACGGGCAATCGGAGATCTCGGACGGCACCTGGACCGCCCTGAGCGAGCACCTCGATGAGCGCCAGCGCATGGACCTGGTCTTCACAATCGGCGGCTACGGCCTGATGGCCATGGCCTACAACACCTTTGGAATTGCGCCGGAATCCGGCCACTAA